One genomic window of Catenulispora sp. EB89 includes the following:
- a CDS encoding tyrosine-type recombinase/integrase, with protein MAESKGNRRRRFGRIRQLPSGRFQVRYPGPDGVDRPAPNTFRTKTEAADWLTKKEAEMLVGDWIDPTAGQVGFTAYAETWIKERPGLRPNTVNTYDYLLRRHLAPTFGSKAVSEITDAQVRRWRKDRLDAGVSEVTLAKAYRLLKAVLNTAVEDGMIRRNPCRLRGAGQESSAERPVLKVQEVFALADAVGLRYRLLVTLAAFCGLRWGELAGLRRNRVELIMSSDAADAEVVGAVIAVTEQLLELSNGEIKTGPPKSRAGKRRVVVPSVVLPDLLEHLRWSSNPGSDGYVFATTAGKPLRRSNFGDKWRAARATVGLPSIHFHDLRHTSNNWAAEAGATLAELKQRLGHDSDRAASIYLHSTEERQHTIADALSERARRELRRRDASTDRPNTGTDRPDPDSGPSGT; from the coding sequence ATGGCCGAGAGCAAGGGCAACCGTCGTCGTCGCTTCGGACGCATCCGCCAACTCCCCTCCGGCCGGTTCCAAGTGCGCTACCCCGGTCCGGATGGCGTCGACCGCCCCGCACCGAACACCTTCCGCACGAAGACGGAAGCGGCCGACTGGCTGACGAAGAAGGAGGCTGAAATGCTCGTCGGCGACTGGATCGACCCGACAGCCGGCCAGGTCGGCTTCACCGCCTACGCGGAGACTTGGATCAAGGAGCGTCCCGGTCTTCGTCCGAACACGGTCAACACCTATGACTACCTGCTGCGCCGCCACCTGGCGCCGACCTTCGGCAGCAAAGCCGTCTCGGAGATCACAGACGCTCAGGTCCGACGCTGGCGCAAAGATCGCCTGGACGCTGGCGTATCCGAGGTGACCTTGGCAAAGGCATACCGTCTCCTCAAAGCCGTGCTCAACACCGCCGTAGAAGACGGCATGATCCGCCGCAACCCCTGTCGGCTCCGCGGGGCCGGCCAGGAGTCGTCAGCGGAGCGTCCCGTGCTCAAGGTCCAAGAGGTCTTCGCGCTGGCTGACGCGGTCGGGCTCCGCTATCGCCTCCTCGTCACACTCGCGGCATTCTGCGGTCTCCGCTGGGGCGAACTGGCTGGCCTTCGTCGCAACCGGGTCGAGCTGATCATGTCCTCGGACGCGGCTGACGCTGAGGTCGTCGGCGCGGTCATCGCGGTCACTGAACAGCTCCTCGAACTCAGCAATGGCGAGATCAAGACCGGACCGCCCAAGTCCCGGGCCGGGAAGCGCCGGGTCGTCGTGCCGAGCGTGGTCCTGCCTGACCTGCTGGAACACCTCCGCTGGAGCTCCAACCCCGGATCAGACGGCTACGTCTTTGCGACCACGGCCGGCAAGCCGCTCCGCCGCAGCAACTTCGGTGACAAGTGGCGGGCTGCCCGTGCGACGGTCGGTCTCCCGAGCATCCACTTCCATGATCTACGGCACACGAGTAACAACTGGGCAGCTGAGGCCGGCGCCACCCTTGCCGAGCTCAAGCAACGCCTCGGCCACGACAGCGACCGGGCCGCGTCGATCTACCTCCACAGCACCGAGGAACGTCAGCACACCATCGCCGACGCCTTGAGCGAACGCGCACGCCGCGAGCTCCGTCGCCGCGACGCCAGTACCGACCGGCCGAACACGGGCACGGACCGACCCGACCCTGATTCCGGCCCATCGGGCACGTGA
- a CDS encoding DLW-39 family protein translates to MKKLLLLVVAAIGGLLVYRQVQSDKSEQDLWTEATDPVPSA, encoded by the coding sequence GTGAAGAAACTGCTTCTGCTCGTAGTGGCTGCCATCGGCGGTCTGCTGGTCTACCGGCAGGTCCAGTCCGACAAGTCGGAGCAGGACCTCTGGACCGAGGCGACCGACCCGGTTCCTTCGGCCTGA
- a CDS encoding excisionase family DNA-binding protein — MSSTKDRLLTVDQAAERLNTGPRFVRRLIAERRITYIRVGRHVRVPESVIEAYIQAGTVAPITNRRRAA, encoded by the coding sequence ATGAGCAGCACCAAGGACCGGCTCCTCACAGTTGACCAGGCCGCCGAACGACTCAACACCGGTCCGCGCTTCGTCCGCCGCCTCATCGCCGAACGACGCATCACTTACATCCGCGTGGGGCGCCATGTCCGCGTCCCCGAATCCGTCATAGAGGCCTACATCCAGGCCGGAACCGTCGCACCGATCACCAACCGAAGGAGGGCCGCGTAA
- a CDS encoding NlpC/P60 family protein, with product MTVNARHRRPRAPKYTKLAIGAAAAGTMVLVPSVANADPQPTIAQVNDQLNKLYQQAAHADEAYNTAQDAEAKLQQQVDGINRQISAEQATMSQTQTRLGSLAAAQYRSGGVDPTLQLLMQSDPSTMLNMSATVGRVQADNAGTLSLLAQQKADLAAKAREAAAKMALLDQQTKSAEATKKEFDGDVAKAQALLNSLQAQQRAELKAEQDRQQAAALAAAQAASQHSTTTTTSSGSGSGSGSGTTTNGGGTKLTIPSVSGRAAAAVAFAQAQLGKPYIFGATGPGGYDCSGLTQAAWKAAGVEIPRTATAQMQGLPAIPASSAQPGDLVFFYGNSSYVDHVGMYIGNGMLIHAPHPGASVEVVAVSSMPLVSYARP from the coding sequence ATGACTGTCAATGCCCGACATCGTCGTCCGCGTGCCCCGAAGTACACCAAGCTCGCGATCGGCGCGGCCGCGGCCGGGACCATGGTCCTGGTGCCCAGCGTCGCCAACGCCGACCCGCAGCCCACCATCGCCCAGGTGAACGACCAGCTGAACAAGCTCTACCAGCAGGCCGCCCACGCCGACGAGGCGTACAACACCGCGCAGGACGCGGAGGCCAAGCTCCAGCAGCAGGTCGACGGCATCAACCGCCAGATCAGCGCCGAGCAGGCGACCATGTCGCAGACCCAGACCCGCCTGGGCAGCCTGGCCGCCGCGCAGTACCGCAGCGGCGGCGTCGACCCCACCCTGCAGCTCCTGATGCAGTCCGACCCCTCCACGATGCTCAACATGTCGGCGACCGTGGGCCGGGTCCAGGCGGACAACGCCGGCACGCTGAGCCTGCTGGCGCAGCAGAAGGCGGACCTGGCGGCCAAGGCCAGGGAGGCGGCGGCCAAGATGGCGCTGCTGGACCAGCAGACCAAGTCCGCCGAGGCGACCAAGAAGGAGTTCGACGGCGACGTGGCCAAGGCCCAGGCGCTGCTGAACTCGCTCCAGGCCCAGCAGCGGGCCGAGCTGAAGGCCGAGCAGGACCGGCAGCAGGCCGCGGCCCTGGCGGCGGCCCAGGCGGCCTCGCAGCACTCGACCACGACGACGACGTCCTCGGGATCGGGATCGGGTTCCGGGTCGGGCACCACCACCAACGGCGGCGGCACCAAGCTGACGATCCCGTCGGTGTCCGGCCGCGCGGCCGCGGCGGTGGCGTTCGCCCAGGCGCAGCTCGGCAAGCCGTACATCTTCGGCGCGACGGGCCCGGGCGGCTACGACTGCTCGGGGCTGACGCAGGCGGCGTGGAAGGCGGCCGGGGTGGAGATCCCGCGAACCGCCACGGCGCAGATGCAGGGGCTCCCGGCGATTCCGGCTTCCTCGGCGCAGCCCGGTGACCTGGTGTTCTTTTATGGGAACAGCAGCTATGTGGACCACGTCGGGATGTACATCGGGAACGGGATGCTGATTCACGCGCCGCATCCGGGTGCCTCGGTGGAAGTTGTGGCCGTGAGCTCCATGCCGCTGGTTTCTTACGCGCGGCCGTAG